The Hemiscyllium ocellatum isolate sHemOce1 chromosome 1, sHemOce1.pat.X.cur, whole genome shotgun sequence DNA window ATTTGAGGCTCTCTGTAAAATTTGAGGTCAAAAACTCCATGGTAGGACAGTGGCTATGGTATGGACAAGCAGCCCAATCGTCAGGAGTTGCATTCCTTTCCacagaaattgaattcaatttgtgGGCTGCGATACAAAATTGCAGACTTAGATTAAACTGGTGCCGCCCCTGTCTGGTCAACCTTATTCACGGACTCATTTAAAATAACTCTTAATAAAATGAAGGCTATGGCAATTCAAAAATAAGAGCAGTTGGCAAAGGATAAGGAATGTGGCCTTGCCTTTGCTTAATTGTTTCTCAGGATACAGTTAACAAAGTGCAAGAATTCAAAGAATTTACTGTAGGATGCCACTCTGAAACAATTGTCCAATTATTGCATGGGCTAAGGTAGCAAAGAATGTACCATTATGTTAGAATAGATTAGTTATGCAGTATCCTGTTTTCTGTTGGTTAGTAAATATACTAATTGATTATAGATACCACAGGTGACCTTATTGACCAAGAAATGAAGGGACTGACTAGGTTTTTGTTTGAAATAAGCAGTGTTCAATTTGACCTCCATTGTACATGTAATCCATAATTTATTTTTTATGTAACAGTGTGCCCCACTTTTCTTTGGCTTCTGAGCTGAAGCAATCTCCCTCTCCTTTGATGGTTGATGATGAACCAGATGAAGTGCCATTGGATCAGTATCGGGCTTGGCTTGGTAAGTGCTGTGCATTGTAATGATCTGAAAAGGTGTCAAGGCATGTATTTTAATCTGGACATTCCTACAACCTCCACCAGCCTTGTTTTCTTTTCAtgtttattcatgggatatgggtgttactggctaagccagcatttattacccatccccaattgcctagAAGATatttaagagtcaagcacattgctgtgggtctggagtcacatataggccagatcaggtaaggatggcagtttccttccctaaagtacatcagtgaaccagattgtATTTCCTGACCATTGCCAACTGTTTCAATGTCACCACTatatccttaattccagattgttattcAATTCAAACTTCACCCTCCGCCATGGTGGAATTCATCGGTCCcttgaacattacctgggtctctagattaatagtccagtaaTATTACCATTAGGTCAACAGCTCTGTGTGGTACATTCTATTAGTTGGTCAGATTTAGTGTAGGAGTatttttttgcctttcttttttaaaaggcTGAATTCATCAGGATTTTCTTGAGCTGCAAAGAAACCTTGAGTCAGCAGTAGTTGGTTCTTAAACCGTAGGCTGCTCGTTGTGAGTTTATTCAAGAAATACTACTTCCCTTtagagaaaaatgggaaagaaaatcaATCAAAATTGAGCACTGTtttaaatgtggcctcaccaaggttaTATAACTTTAATGTATCTTGTCTGTTTATAAATTCTGTTGGCTTAATGATCTTTACTATTTTGTTAATAATTTGATATTTTTAAGATATCAACTACTTTTTATAGGGTTTGAGTCTGTACTCCTAAATACCAATGAATCCACATCTCATTTTGACTTTTCCAAGGTATATATGATTTCCTTATTCATCCCATCAGTGCATGTCACACTTAACTgaattttttgatttgattttattattgtcatgtatcTAGGTCCAGTGAAGAATTTTGTTTTACATGCATTATGGGTGGATCATGCCATACAAAGTGTGTTGGGGTACTAGAACAGTATGAGGATTACAATGTGCATCTTCTCTTACAGCTGTAACAAAgtgtgagatcaacattaaatttaaagtttgagaggtccatttaATTGTTAGCTAAATGCCATTCTGCTTTGTTTGCTCTGTGCCATGTTCCAAATTAAGTCTGTTAAAATTACTTGCTGAAATAAATTAGCTCATTAGGTTTTCTGAGAATTGAAACAGCATTCCATTCTGGAAATGACCAATTTTCAACAGGAGCAGAGTGTAAATGACAAGACTAGCAGAAAATGCTATCAGGACAgggaagcatttttttaaaaaaaaccaagttTTATTATCTTGAGTGAGACTTCACAACTTTGCTATTctctggttgtaagtttgctcgctgagctgaaagatttGTTCTCGGATGTTTTGttaccatgctgggtaacattACCAtttggcattcaaactggaactccatcaagcACGTTGAttttgaccccatttaccaacctttcagaaaaagaaccagaagtgattaAAAATCCATCACAACAGACCAagatacagaaatagaaaacaggcCAGAACCACCAGCGCTTCAGTGGAGGCTCCCTGATGTAACCTAGCatgatgacaaaacgtctgagaacaaatcttccagttcagcaagcaaacttaaaTCTGAACCACaaatgagctacaaatcttcacaaatgtGCTATTCTCTTTCTGATGCTCTTAGATTGAGTGTCTTGCCAGGGTCATAAATGCCATTAATTACTAGCTACTCACCCAGAGTAAGTTTAATTTGCATTAATGGCATAGAAGCAACAATTTCATGATGTGCATATTATTTCAATAGGGATGCTCACTGCAAACTtgcatttctttttttgtttttgtcaaaaTTAACTTTGCAAGTTGGAGATTTAATACAATAATAGAACAGGGTCCTTTTGTGCTCCTTTTGTTGTGACTCTTCAGCCTGTTGCATTCATGGCAACTCTCAAGCCAATAAAACTAGTCTCATtaccctgccttttccctgtagctCTACAAACTGCTTCTCTTCTGGTCTCATTCTTAAGACCACCATTGAATCTCAGTATATTCCATTCTAACCATTTGCTGTATAAGATAAATTTGTTGAAGGTTTGTGAAGAATCTGAATTGATTTGTCCAGTTCATacattgtattttttaaataaaaaaacaacaaacagcACAGGTGCAGTCCCTTTGACCCACCAAGCCTGTGCCCATTTCTTACCTTTATTTAGACCCATTACTTATTGCCCATATGTGGTTTTTATCCCTCAGTTTGCCTCCTGTTCatgaggaggagggggggggagggttcTACAGTAGCTGATGGTTGCTGTATCACACATCAGCATTCAGATTGTTAACAGATCTGAGATCATTCTCTAGCCTCCTTGCCTCAGTGAGAACACAttctgttacagagatagagaaagacaGACACGATGATTTTTatcaaccaaaaaaaaaatcctgatgcACCACTTCCATTGTTACCTTGGAATAAATAAAGGTAAAATTGTAGAGTTTGATCAGAATTATTTGTAACACTTACAGATGAGGAGAGCAACTTGGATCCCTCTCCTTTACCAGACCTGGATTCTGAAAGCCTTCAGGAGCCAGAACAGGATGAGGAGCAGCGATGgctggatgctttggagaaaggAGAGTTGGATGATAATGGGGAATTAAAGAAGGAGATTGATGAATCACTGCTGACAGCAAGGCAGGTGAGTGTTGGGCCACATCTGGGAGGGGATATGACAATATGTCAATGATGTACACATTGGCCAGCAATTTGAGGGAATTAAGAAATCTATCACAAGTTAGATATTTCTGCAAATTTTGGCTGATCTACACAGCTCAGCTGTTTGTTTCACACAGATGGTATCTTGCCCTTTGTCTCTCAATATTATCTTTAAAACTTGCAAGATGTGCATGTTTGATTTGATGGTTAATGGCTTAACTTCCTTTTCATGAATGTGATAATAGTTCAGTTTCAATCAGCCCTCATGACCCAGAATTTGAACTGCAGAGTCTCAAATCTGTTAACAAGTGGCAGCCACAATGGCTTTGTTAAATATAAATTACATTTGACTGACTCACTAAACTTCTCTGTATTCTGTCAATTACTTTAGTGCAGTTGAACTATGTATGAACTGTCAACATTTCATTAACTTGGTAGTAAAGTTGAAGCCTACAGCATTGGAGGCAGTGGCAGTGTGGATACAGAAATTGGTTAAGGGACAAAGTAGTGAATAGTCACCCTTCAGATTGGAGGGAGTGAACAGTATTAACAATACCTCATGTTTTAATATCAATAATCTGAATATGATGCATGAAGCATTGTTTTCTGTGCCAAGTGCAAAACTTAAAACAATGAGGATAATGACAAGCTTTAGGAGGAAGTAGACAGTCTGGTGAAGTGTACACATGAAATATTGCAGCAGGTTTGAAGTGCATTTAGAAAGAAAAAAGACAACAGACTAACAGTTCAAAGGATAGACATTCACAAGTATTTGAATGTTATAGGATGAAAAGGAGGCTGACTTTGAAGCACATTGTTATACAGTTAAAACAGATGATTCAACGGTTATAGCATAGAAGatgcatagagtacaaaagcaaggagctTTAAACTTTTGTAAATCACTGCTTTGGCCCAACTTGAAGCAGGGTCCAATTTTGCTGACCACACTTTAAGAAGGACACTGGCCTTGGAGTACAAAGAATATTTTAACCTATTTATGTGGGAAGAGGAAAgaagctgaaataaaaatgatgtgCTGGATTATACtctctggtctggcagcatctggagagagtgaaacacagttgatgtttgagTCAAAAATGACCTGTTCCTCAACACTGAAGTCATATTTGACTCAAACATTCTCTGGTGCTCCCCTCacaagtaaaaaaaaaagtgtttccaATGCATTTGTTTTTATCAGATTTCCAACAACCTGATAATTCCTTTTTATTTGAAGGAAGTTTGAATTCTCcttggggcaatttaacatactCAACCCCATAGTGCTCTCCAAACGTTTGTCCAGTCCCTGGAAGTTACTGAATCTATTTTGAACTTGCCTTTAGGAAGTGTACCTCAGATGGTGACTCATTGCATAAAAATGCTTCAACTGTTGACTCTAGTttttcaaaagattttctttttgtttatgcAGCGTGCCCTGCTACACAAACAACAAAGCCAACCACTCCTGGAGCTGCCCATGGGCTATAAAGCGAAGGAGATGACTGAGGAGATGATGGTAAAGCGAGCTGAGCGTGCTCGAAAAAGGCGCCTGCAAGCTGCAAAGAAAGCAGAAGACAACAAAAACCAAACAATTGAACGGCTGACAAAGACTAACAAGGCCAAAGTCAAAACACTGAGGGAGAGAAAAACTAAAAGAATGCATTATCCTATGATTAGATATTCCAACAACGCTGAAGCAATTACTGTCTCCTTTCCACATGGATGTCCAGTCCCCCTTCCATCTGTCTTGCAGCCTGTGCGCCTCCCTGTAACCTGTGGGGTTGAGGGCTGTTCAAACTTCAAGAGATACTCTTGTTCTAAAACTGGGTTACCGCTCTGCAGCTTTGAGTGCTACAAAAAGAATTTGTTGATCCAGGGTTTGGCCTGATGGGCTGCAAGCTTTTGTTTTTAATAATTTCCTGGAGGAAATAAGGGAAAGGGTATCTAGAAAGCCCATTGACTCAAGGCTTCTGACCGTGGACTCCTGCACTAACCAGGAGCAATCTCTGGTTACCAATAGAGAACTAATTGGTAATAAGATAATTCTGTAATAAGAATTACCTACCAAGCTTCATTTGATGGCTGTTTCTTTTGGAACGATATTTGTTATGTTACTGAAGTGGCAGGATTAATGGATTGTATTCTGCAGTTTAATATTAATGAAAAGAATGGTGCCAACTCAATAAGGAATGAAACTGTGTTCCTCTTCAGTTCATTACATTGGCAGTGTGGCTCTAGTACAATATGATTGGTTCCAATATAAAATCTTTTCCATGTGCAGTGGTGCATTTCATCCTCACGAATGTGATGTTTCTCCATTCCTTTCCTGTGAATAACTAACTGTGTGCAATAAGGAGCAATGTTGACTTAAAAAGTGGGTTGAGACTGACTGTTCTCCAGTTTCATTGGACTCTAAGTGGGAACAGAATAAACTTCCATCCCAGTAATGTGGATTATATACAAATTCAAGATTTTGAATGCCAGTTTCCAAGCTACAGTCCTTCCTAATCCTACATTATTTGTTAACTCAATGTTCTTTAATTTTGCACACTAACAATTACTCCCACTGTCCTTAGTGGTCATGCAAACCCTATAGCCATGCAACTAGGAGATGTACTTGATACCTATACAAGAATTCCCAAATCTCAGACAAGGCAAGAAAACACCCCAGTTCCAACCAGGGAAAGGACATCAACCTAGTGAGATTGGCTGTccatttgtgtaaagatttgttgAAATTTATTGTACAGTCTTAACCTATCAGGAAGCATTGGTGGAGAAAGAAGTGAAGCTgatatttcaggtcaatgacttttcatcagaactggaagtttgaatatACTGAGATGGTTATAAACACTTTGTCTCACCTATGCATTTGTAATGTGGAAGGAAATGGTCAGCAAAGGTTGGCTGCTTTATGTAAGATTTGATAAAATCTAAATGTATGGTTTGGTGAAAAAGTATTGAGATATGTGAATTCTATAAGCTAATGAGATCATCACCAGGTTACCGCTGAAGATGATAAACCGCTCAAGTAATCTCAGTTCATGCCTGACACTAGATCATGCCATTAGCTGTCTCTCAAACAATCCAAAGCCAATTTGCCAAATGCCATTCTGCACATTGATCATTTTTGAATTAACATTGATTGTGGTTCCATATTTATCTTTTTTGTACTTGCAGTTCACTTTGAAATGTTCGGTACCTTTTTCTACACTTCCCCCATCTGTCCATATCTCCAAGATTTTCTGCTTTCAGTTTGTAAGGCttgtttcttttattcttttactTTACTGTTGCTCAGGATCAGCTTAGTTGTCTTTTTAAATCCTTTAGCGTCATCAAGTTTATGCCAGttaaaaataacattttccagcacttggtttgTAGCCTTGGTTGCAAGTTTACATTGCAATACTACGTAGAGTTACTAAGGCTTCTTCCTCTAACAACCTTACTGTGCATCATCCTCCAGATGAATTTTATTTTCTCAACACCTTAATAACCTTctgcctcttaccttaaatctgtgccctggTCATTAATCCCTCCACCAAGGAAAAAGTTCCTTCACATCTACACATCTGATTCGTGCCATTCCATTtcttctgctctaaagaaaacaaccccagtctctTTGCTCTTTTGTTATAACTAAATCTCTCTGgcccaggcaatattctggtaaatctcccctgcaccctccagggcaatcacatccctcctacaaTGTGGATTTCAGAACCGCACTCCATATTCTAGCTGTGGTGCATCACCTCATTGAACTTAAATGCTATGTGTTGACTCAAAGGCATATCCCATAAGCTGCCTAAACTACTTTACCTGTTCTGCTACCTTAACGAAGTGGATGCACACATCTCAGTCCCTCTGTGCTTCCTTGGGTCATCCATTCATTACGCATTCCCTTCCattttgtcctgcccaagtgcatcacctcacttaGCTCAACGAGTTCAATTTGCCACTGATAAGCCTCTTTGGCTTAAATGTCTCCTTTTTATTACAGGATCCAGAATTGAAGACAATGAAAATGTGGTCTGAACAGAACATAATGCATTTTCAGTATGACTTTTGACATGATTTAGTTGTCAAGTTCAGAAGACTTTATCTTATCAATTTTGTAGCTTTGTAGAAATTGGGTAGGTTGAGCTTTGTATCTGCTAAAACCTATAAATTCCTCAATTATCTATTTTAGCTCACATTAGATTCCAACCGATAACAAGAAAATGTTGAGAATCTATTGGATGTTCCTTGACATTCATTTGAACAGTTTAAAAGCTGTTGTGAACTATGTACAAAATTCAAGAGGTGCATTTTCTCAGTTGCCTGGGTGAAAGTTTGGTGTGGGAAGTCCCTTATTCAGTGGATTAAATGTAGTCTCATTCTACAGAATAACTGGAAACTCCCAAATCAGTTTTGAGCAGGAGTTTCCTTGACAATGAGTTCTATTTAACAGATGCAGTAATATGTCCAAGCTGCATGTGGTTTTACTGTAAAGGCACACTAAATACAAGATGTCATTGAAGTTGTTTGCAATTTGTGtaccaggtatttcaaaaaggaaaGTTGTACAAAAAACACTTTCTCAGCTGCTTGTGCTCCATTGCAGTCTCCCTAACTGAGGGCATGCACCTTTGTTTTTCTGCAAAATTTACAGGTTGGATGGAAGCTGGCTCAAGCATTCCCTTGTTTGGCTCTTGAGGCATCTGCCTTAAACTATACCCCAATATTATGATGGATCAGTTGTTGTGGAATCAGTATCCCATGACTGGTATACTGGTACTTCATAGTGAATGGAGGTACACTTAAGTTTGTAGATTGAGTTTGTTTTCTTCACCTTTTTATTCCAGAACTGATGTGGCTAAGACCACTTTTGTAAATATCATGTTGCTTAATTTTCTCGAACTTCCTAGAGAATGTCTTCatttgaataaaaatgaaatCCACTTCATTAGAAATTGGCTGAGGTCTGGTGGTGTATCTCAAATATTAAAGATCATGTTTAAACCAAAGTAGGCAGGTGGTGGATGGTCCTAGTGGAACTCTAATTGGGTGAGAGCAAATTAAGTGCTGCTTGTTAACCCCTTCCCCTTTACTGATTGGAAGGTAATTggcagttcaaagtttgggagaagatttgtagctcgggtgctcggcgaacagaaccacaacaggtaaTTGGCAGGTTAACTGTACAGCTTTTCATGGACAAGTTCAGACCTTGGATAATTACCTATGTTGTACTGAAACAGTTTGGCTTGGTTCACAGTAAATTCTTGAGTGCACCAGAATGTGGCCAGGTCTAGTGCTTTTGCTGTACCTACtgcttgcagcatttcttgatAGTAGTTGGAATACATTAAATTATGCAGCTGTGATGTCCATATTCAGCAAGACTTGTACAACTAAGTAATGGTACCTATAACCTCTCCAAGATGGTGGTTTTAAAGGAGTCTTGGGACTTTTTCTCAAGCAACTAGAATGAGCAATAAGTGCTAGCCTAGCCAACACTGTCCATAGCCCATGATTTAAGGATCTGATATTTAATTTATGCCTGGTAAAGATCATCCCCATTAAGACAATCAAACCCTCAATAGCATCACTTACTCAATCCAGAACTGTCAATATCACCAGACTAACATTGACCTGCTCATGTAACCATGACATTTGTTGTCCAGTTCAGCTCTGTTCAGAGTCCAGGAATGCTGTGGTAAGTAACTtgaagtctgtctgtgtacaaggcacaggtcaggaccATGATGGATCATTGTGTCTGGATGAATGTGGTTACAACATTCAAGCAGCCCAGCACCATCCAGAAAGAAATATCTAGTGGGCTGGTTTAAAGCCCCTTTCCTTGATCACTGATGCAGAGTGACAACAGTGAGTATGATCTATAAGCTGGACAGCAGcaactccttcaacagcaccttccaaactctctCTACCAGCCAGAAGAAGGAAAATGTCACATGCATGGGATCATCATGACATGTAATGCTTATCAGTAACCCTTACAATCCTGTAACTAACTGAAATGGATGTAGCCATACTACAGCCAGTTGTGCTTAAATATTTAAGTGGACAATTTTACCATAGTTACATTACAGATAAGGTTGTGATTGTTCTATGGTTCTGAAATCACCTAATTAAACCAAGTCTGCCAGGATTTTAACTAGCTCTCTGGCAATGGATTGGCACATGGgaagttcccccccccccccccccccccagagagAAGACTCTGAATCCACCATGACCTCATGGTTTTGTATATTTAAATAAAGAGCTTTAAATAATCTTTATTCTTCTAAGTAACAGGTTAACGCTCCACTTGTCCAGCCTTTTTTGTTAAACCTTTTCCCAACTGCTTCCAATTAGATCTTTCTTCAAATATGGAGGctaaactgtacacagtacccaagtctcaccaaggctctgttgAGCTACAGTAAAATTTCCCCTACACTCAATCCATTTTCCTTGCAATAAGTGCTAAATAGTTCAATTGCCTTCCTAATCATAGAGTCCAGTGGAaaggttatgcctgaaacatcaattctcttgctgcctgacctgctgtgctttttacaGAGCAGACTTTCCCATTCTTAGTAACTACCTAAGGCCCACCTCATTCTTTGTTTCCAAGACTCTGGTCTCTTCTGCTTTCCTTCCCCTTTAACTGTTGTGCCTTCAACTACCAAGAACCAATGTTCAAATTCTCTTATGCTTTATTTTCAGAATATGCTGCATTGAAATGACTACGGAAAATTGTCCAATTAAAGtgtttatataaataaatattaaaatccATGTCTAGGGGAAAAAAAGGAACTCATATCATCAATCATAGTTACAATATTTATTAGGTTGTAAGTTTTCagacatttgctatcttccactcttctggcactactcctgttgacaatgataaCAAAaatcgaagccaaaggctctgcaatctcctccctggctttccagaaaATCAGAGGCCCAGGAGTCta harbors:
- the ino80b gene encoding INO80 complex subunit B codes for the protein MGKKKESAVDRGLEDEAGGHSAHKKKHKKHKKHKKKHHQADVGLGFSSETLESDSGTGKPQLKLKIKLGGQTMGTKSVPHFSLASELKQSPSPLMVDDEPDEVPLDQYRAWLDEESNLDPSPLPDLDSESLQEPEQDEEQRWLDALEKGELDDNGELKKEIDESLLTARQRALLHKQQSQPLLELPMGYKAKEMTEEMMVKRAERARKRRLQAAKKAEDNKNQTIERLTKTNKAKVKTLRERKTKRMHYPMIRYSNNAEAITVSFPHGCPVPLPSVLQPVRLPVTCGVEGCSNFKRYSCSKTGLPLCSFECYKKNLLIQGLA